A stretch of the Gavia stellata isolate bGavSte3 chromosome 11, bGavSte3.hap2, whole genome shotgun sequence genome encodes the following:
- the P2RY13 gene encoding P2Y purinoceptor 13: MGDFANESIVSNSSGAPSSAPCHRDTTVTHLVFPVLYTLVFLLGLVLNSLAFWAFFHIQSTSTFIVYLKNILVSDFLMTLMLPLKILTDSGLGPWQLKAFVCRFSAVVFYDTMYISIVLLGLIAFDRFLKIVRPFGKFWVQNPTSAKILASLVWLFFFALSLPNMILSNKKATPQSVTKCASLKNYFGLKWHEAVNYICQFVFWAVLILMFLFYIIIAKKVYESYIKTQKKDNKSEQRIKGKVFIIFTVFFLCFAPFHFSRVPYTLSQTTTRMDCRLQNQLFVAKESTLWLAATNVCMDPLIYMFLCKPFVEKVLCRRVKTFRKTVHTNAKTELDTRMSATES; this comes from the coding sequence ATGGGAGACTTTGCAAACGAGAGTATTGTCAGTAACTCCAGCGGAGCACCCTCCTCTGCACCATGCCACCGAGACACGACGGTCACCCACCTGGTCTTCCCAGTACTGTATACACTCGTCTTCCTTCTGGGACTCGTACTGAACAGCCTGGCTTTCTGGGCTTTCTTCCATATTCAAAGCACATCAACTTTCATTGTCTACCTGAAAAATATCTTAGTTTCTGATTTTCTAATGACCCTGATGCTTCCTCTGAAAATCCTGACGGACTCTGGCCTGGGACCATGGCAACTCAAAGCCTTCGTCTGTCGCTTCTCAGCCGTAGTATTTTATGACACCATGTATATTAGCATAGTGCTACTTGGTCTCATTGCTTTTGACAGATTTCTCAAGATTGTGAGACCTTTTGGGAAGTTCTGGGTGCAAAATCCGACCTCAGCAAAGATCCTTGCAAGTCTGGTCTGGCTCTTCTTCTTTGCTCTCTCTCTGCCTAATATGATCTTATCGAACAAGAAAGCAACGCCCCAATCTGTGACGAAGTGTGCCTCATTGAAGAATTACTTCGGACTCAAATGGCACGAAGCTGTCAATTATATCTGTCAGTTCGTCTTCTGGGCTGTTCTCATCCTCATGTTTctattttatataattattGCCAAAAAGGTATATGAGTCTTatataaaaacacagaagaaagacAACAAAAGCGAACAAAGGATCAAGGGGAAAGTATTCAtcatttttactgtgtttttcttaTGCTTTGCCCCCTTTCATTTTAGCAGGGTTCCCTATACTCTGAGTCAAACAACCACCCGAATGGACTGCCGTCTGCAGAACCAGCTCTTTGTCGCGAAAGAAAGCACTCTGTGGCTGGCTGCCACAAACGTCTGCATGGACCCCCTGATATACATGTTCTTGTGCAAACCATTTGTAGAAAAGGTGTTGTGCAGGAGAGTAAAGACATTTCGGAAAACAGTTCACACAAATGCAAAAACTGAACTGGACACACGAATGTCTGCTACCGAATCTTGA
- the P2RY12 gene encoding P2Y purinoceptor 12: protein MKATTNISYSRNNSNCTSDNKMGQVIFPLLYTILFLVGITMNSLAMWVFFKISSKSNFIIFLKNTVISDFLMILTFPFKILSDAKLVSWVLRGFVCQVTQVVFYFTMYISILFLGLITIDRYQKATSPFRTSTPRSLLGAKILSTAIWISMFALSLPNMILTNKKKTPKNVKKCALLKSELGLVWHEIVNYICQLIFWVNLAVIVVCYILISKELYKSYKRTRCTGKASKKTVNLKVFIIIAVFFICFVPYHFTRIPYTLSQTRDVFECSAQNTLFYLKESTLWLTSLNACLDPFIYFFLCKSFRKSLLDTLCKHTASSELRARIKEQNEGDDTDETPL from the coding sequence ATGAAAGCTACAACCAACATCAGCTACTCTAGGAACAACAGCAACTGCACCAGCGATAACAAAATGGGTCAAgtcatttttcctttactttatACAATTCTGTTCCTGGTGGGTATCACCATGAACAGCCTGGCAATGTgggtcttttttaaaatatccagTAAATCCAATTTCATCATCTTCCTCAAGAACACTGTCATTTCTGACTTCCTCATGATCTTgacttttccatttaaaatccTTAGCGATGCAAAGTTGGTATCATGGGTACTGAGAGGATTTGTGTGCCAGGTCACCCAGGTTGTATTTTACTTCACCATGTACATTagcattttgtttcttggtCTAATAACTATCGATCGCTATCAGAAAGCCACTTCGCCGTTCAGAACATCAACACCAAGGAGCCTTTTAGGTGCCAAGATCCTGTCCACAGCAATTTGGATATCTATGTTTGCTCTTTCATTACCCAACATGATTCTAACGAACAAGAAGAAAACGCCTAAGAATGTAAAAAAGTGTGCTCTCTTGAAATCCGAGTTGGGCTTAGTCTGGCACGAAATCGTAAACTATATTTGTCAACTTATCTTCTGGGTTAATTTAGCAGTCATAGTTGTGTGCTACATACTCATAAGTAAAGAACTGTACAAATCCTATAAAAGGACAAGATGCACAGGGAAGGCATCCAAAAAGACTGTAAATCTGAAGGTTTTCATCATTATCGCGGTGTTCTTTATCTGTTTTGTGCCATACCACTTTACTAGAATCCCCTACACGTTGAGCCAAACAAGAGACGTTTTTGAATGCTCTGCTCAGAACACCTTGTTTTACTTGAAAGAGAGCACGCTGTGGCTGACATCGCTAAATGCTTGCCTAGATCCATTCATatactttttcctttgcaaatcaTTTAGAAAGTCCTTGCTAGACACTCTGTGCAAGCACACAGCATCGTCAGAACTCAGAGCACGGATCAAGGAGCAGAACGAAGGAGATGACACAGATGAGACGCCGCTCTAG